CCGCTTAGCTCAGACCCTGAATTAAGGGTTGGAGTAATATCCACTCGGTGGCCCGGGCCGGTGCGGCCGGGTGGGGCAGGGTTCGGAAGGAGCCACATGGCGGGGCGGAACGGGCGCACGGTGCGTGACCTCAGGCGGGCCAACCGGACGGCCGTGCTGCAACGACTCTACTTCGACGGCCCGCTCAGCCGCTTCGAGCTGGGCCCGGCGACCGGACTGAGCTCGGGCTCCGTCAGCAACGTCGTCGCCGACCTGGTCGCCGACCAGCTGGTGGAGGAGGCCGGCAGCGTCGACTCCGACGGCGGCCGGCCGCGCACGCTGCTGCGGGTGGCGCCCGGCAGCGGCCACATGATCGGCGTCGACGTCGGCGAGACGCGGGTGCGCATCGAGTTGTTCGACCTCACCCTCACCGAACTCGCCCGCACGGAACGGCCCCTGGAGCACCAGCGGTACGACGTCGAGGTGATCGTCGGCCACATCCGCGACGGCGTCGCGGAAGTGCTGGCCGCCGCGGACGTGGCTCCCGAGCAGCTCCTCGGCGTCGGGATCGGTGTCCCCGGCATCGTCGAACGCACCCCGGACCGGGGCGCCGTGGTGCACGGCCAGACGATCGGCTGGGACGCGGTCCCGCTGGAGGCGCTGCTGCGCTCCACCTCCCGACTCCCCGAGACCGCCGCGTACTTCATCGACAACGGCGCCAAGACGCTCGGCCAGGCCGAGATGTGGTTCGGCGGCGGGCGCGGCGCCCGCAGCGCGGTCGTCGTCCTGTTCGGCTCCGGCGTGGGCGCCTGCCTGGTCACCCCCGAGGTGGACCACGGGCGGGCCGTCGAGTGGGGCCATCTGACGGTACGCGTCCGGGGACGCCGCTGCCGGTGCGGTGCGCTCGGCTGCCTGGAGGCCTACGCGGGCGCCGAGTCGCTGCTGGAGCGCTGGCGCGAGGAGGGCGGGCGACCGCCCGGGGGCACCGACGAGGAGACCGCGCTCACCGCGATGCTGGCCGCCGCCTACCCGACCGGGGGCGGTGCGGCGGACCCGGCGGCGCTGGCCGTGCTGGAGGAGACCGCCGAGTACCTGGGCGCGGGCCTGTCCGACCTGATCAACCTCTTCCAGCCGGAGCGGATCCTCATCGGCGGCTGGGCGGGCCTGCAGCTGGGCGCCGGGTTCCTGCCCGCCGTACGGCGGCACGCGGCGGCGTACGCCCTGCGGCATCCGGCCGAGAAGGTCACCATTGAGCTGGGACGGCTCGGCCCCGACGCGGTGACCGTCGGTGCGGCGATCCTGCCGCTGGCCGACTTCTTCGCTCGCGGCGGCCGCCGCCCGGACCCCGTACCGCAGGGGCCGCCGCCGGCCTGGCGCGCGGTCCTGGAGGAGCGGGCGCCGCGCTGAGCGGGCGACGTCCACGACGTGCGGTTTCGCGACCGTAGCCGGAGGTACTCGCATGCCTCGGACGCCACGAAGGGAGTACGTCGTGACCGACCACCGTCATGAGGAGCCGGGCCGCAGTCCCGAGCCCGTACCGCGTGACCTGCCCGACCAGCAGGCGGTCCCGGACGAAGAAGATCCTTGGGAGGTGTCCCCGGCCGAGGAGGCCGAGGACACCGAGGGTGCACAGGGCGTCGAACGGGACGAGGCCCCCGCCGACGTCCCGGACGTGGACGAGGCGGGCTCGGGCCGGCAGGGTGCCCCCCGGTCGGCCACGGTCCACCCCGAGCACCCGGGGCCGGACGAGTCCCCCGACTGACCGGCCGGCCTTCGGGGACTCAGCCCACCTTCCGCGCGCGCAGCGGCTCCGTCTCCGCCCCCGCTCCCTGCTGGAGGCCCTGAAGGAACTCGGTGATCACCTCGGTCGCCGTGCGCGTCGGGCTCCAGCCCAGTTCGGTGTGCGCGCGCGTGCAGTCCATCAGCGGCAGCCGCAGCACGGCGTCGAAGAGGTGCGGTGAGGCCGGCAGCAGGTGCAACCCCCACGCGGCGGCGATCGCCGAGCGGGCCGCGGTCCTCGGCAGCCGGACCGGTCGGCTGCCGAGCAGCTCGCCCAGCAGTTCGGCGTCGACCGGCGGATCGGCCGCGAGGTTGAAGGCGCCCCGCACGTCCGAGTCCACCGCGAGCCGGTACGCCCTGGCCGCGTCGTCGGTGTGCAGCGCCTGCACCCGCAGTCCCGGGACGTCCGGCAGGAACGGCAGCAGCTCGGGACGCGCCAGCGGTCCCGGCAGGAACCTGCCGCCGAAGATCCGCCGCTGCTCGCTCGCCGACTCCCGCTTGAACAGGAACGCCGGCCGCATCCGCACCACGCGGACGCCGGGATGGTCGCGTTCGAAGATGTCGAGGGTGCGTTCCAGATAGGCCTTCTCCCGGCAGTACGCGGCGTCCGGCCAGCCGTGCGTCGGCCAGGACTCGTCCACCGCCCGATCCTTGGGCCCCGGTGAGTACGCGCCCACCGAGGAGGCGTGGACGAGCGTCGGCACGCCCGCGGCGGCGACCGCGTCGAACACCTGGATGCTGCCCAGCACGTTGGTGCGCCAGGTGATCGCCGGATCGTGCGTCGGCTGGAAGGCCCAGGCCAGATGGATCACCGCGTCGGCCCCGAGGAACTCCTTGACGAGGTCGGCCTGTTCGGACGCCACGTCCACCGCCGCCCAGTCGGTCTTCGGCGGCGACCACTCGGGCAGCCGCCGCGCCAGGCCGCGTACCGACCCGACCCGCGGATCCTCGGACAGGAGACGCACCACGCTGGTACCCACGTTGCCGGTGGCGCCCGTGATCACGATCCTGCTGCCCGCTTCGCTGCTCACGTTCGGCTCCTCTCGGGCGTGCTCCTGAGGTGGAGGGCACCGAGTACCCGGCAGCGGCGGCTCGCACGCGTACGGAGCGGACCTCGAGCCCGCGTACCGGAAGACCCCTGCCGCGGGCAGGAGAAAGCCCCGGCCGGACGGGGGATTCCGGTCGGGGCGGCACTGGGGTGGGCGCGGATGGCGGTCGCCTCTCGGCGAAGGGCTCCACAGGGCTTCAGCCGAACGATCGTCCCTGTGGGCGAAAGGTGAGGCCCGGGGACACTGTCCCATCCGCACCCACGAGTTGTTCAACAGGCAACCGTCCTCGGGTGTTCCGTCGCTCGCCGCACAGCGCGGTGATGTACGTCACTCACCGGTCGGGTTCAGCTCGGGCAGGGACGCCAGCAGATGAGCGGGGTCGTCGAAGACGGCGTCGGCGCCCGCCTCCTCCAGGTCGGCCCGCGGAATCCCGCCGCACAGCACCCCCACGCACCGCACCCCGGCCCGGCTGCCGGCCCGCATGTCCCACACGGTGTCGCCGACGAACACGGCCCGCTCGGCCGGAACCCCGGCGAGTTCCAGGGCGTGTTCGACAGGCTCGGGCGCGGGCTTGCCCTCCTCGACGTCGTCCGCGCTTGCCGTCGCGGTGATCGCCTCGTCCGCGTCGAGCGCGCGGCGCAGCGCGGTCAGCTCCGCGCCGCCCGCCGAGGTCGCGAGGACCACGCTCCAGCCGTCGTGGTGCAGCCGGCGCAGCAGCCGTGCGGCGTCGGGCAGCGCGGGCAGCCGGTCGAAGTACTGCCCGTAGAGGACCTTGTGGGCGGTGCTCAGCTCGTCGTCCCGGTCCTTGTCCCGGTCGTCACCGAGCAGGTGCGCGATCAGGTCCGACGAACCCAGGCCCACCGCCCGGTGGATGGCGTGCATCGGGACGTGGTGGCCCGCCTGCCGGAAGGCCTCCCACCAGGTCGCGACATGCAGATGGTTGGTGTCGACGAGCGTTCCGTCGACGTCGAACACGGCGGCGCGATCCATGGCGGTCCTTCCGCTCCCTTCCTCGTCGGGCCCAGGGCCCTCAGGGCCTCATCGGCCCACGTCAGCCCCAGTGACCGGCGTCTGCGTTCGGTCAGCCGTATCGGCTCTCGTCAGTCACTCGAGTACCACGAGCACGGGCGGCCAAGCAGACATCGGGTCTCATCCCACCCCGGCCGGTACGCGACCCTCGCGTGTCCAGGCCAGCAGTTCGTCGGCCGACCAGGCGGTCACGACTCGTTCCGCGGGCACGCCGCACTCCTCCGCGCGGGCACAGCCGTTGATCTGCCAGTCCAGCTGCCCCGGCGCGTGCGCGTCGGTGTCGATCGAGAAGAGCACGCCCGCCGCCAGCGCCTGCCGCAGCAGCCGGCGGGGCGGGTCGAGCCGCTCGGGGCGGCTGTTGATTTCCACGGCCGTGCCGGACTCGGCGCACGCGGCGAACACCTCGTCCGCGTCGAACGCCGACTCCGGCCGCCCTCGCCCGGTCACCAGCCGTCCGGTGCAGTGGCCGAGGATGTCGGCGTGCGGATCGCGCACGGCCCGCACCATGCGGCGGGTCATCGAGCGGGCGTCCATGCGCAACTTGGAGTGCACGGAGACCACCACGACGTCCAGCCGGGCGAGCAGCCGGGGGTCCTGGTCCAGCGAGCCGTCCTCCAGGATGTCGCACTCGATGCCGGTGAGCAGCCGGAACGGCGCCCACGTCTCGTTGAGGGCGGCCACCACGTCCAGTTGCTCGCGCAGCCGCTCCGCCGACAGCCCGCGCGCCACCGTCAGCCTGGGGGAGTGGTCGGTGAGCGCGGTCCACTCGTGGCCGAGCCCCGCGGCCGCGCGCCCCATCTCGTCGATGGGGCTGCCGCCGTCCGACCAGTCGGAGTGCACATGGCAGTCCCCGCGCAGCCGGGCCAGCAACCGCTCCCCGCCCCGCACCGGCCGCTCCCGCCCGGCCTCGTCCTCCAGCTGCGTCAGGTAGCCCGGCACCTGCCCGGCCAGCGCCTCCCGCACCACCTGCGCCGTCTTC
This region of Streptomyces chromofuscus genomic DNA includes:
- a CDS encoding PHP domain-containing protein, which codes for MDPVEALGRIAFLLERSLAPTYRVRAFRTAARVVADLPEDELRARVAAGSLESLKGIGPKTAQVVREALAGQVPGYLTQLEDEAGRERPVRGGERLLARLRGDCHVHSDWSDGGSPIDEMGRAAAGLGHEWTALTDHSPRLTVARGLSAERLREQLDVVAALNETWAPFRLLTGIECDILEDGSLDQDPRLLARLDVVVVSVHSKLRMDARSMTRRMVRAVRDPHADILGHCTGRLVTGRGRPESAFDADEVFAACAESGTAVEINSRPERLDPPRRLLRQALAAGVLFSIDTDAHAPGQLDWQINGCARAEECGVPAERVVTAWSADELLAWTREGRVPAGVG
- a CDS encoding SDR family oxidoreductase — its product is MSSEAGSRIVITGATGNVGTSVVRLLSEDPRVGSVRGLARRLPEWSPPKTDWAAVDVASEQADLVKEFLGADAVIHLAWAFQPTHDPAITWRTNVLGSIQVFDAVAAAGVPTLVHASSVGAYSPGPKDRAVDESWPTHGWPDAAYCREKAYLERTLDIFERDHPGVRVVRMRPAFLFKRESASEQRRIFGGRFLPGPLARPELLPFLPDVPGLRVQALHTDDAARAYRLAVDSDVRGAFNLAADPPVDAELLGELLGSRPVRLPRTAARSAIAAAWGLHLLPASPHLFDAVLRLPLMDCTRAHTELGWSPTRTATEVITEFLQGLQQGAGAETEPLRARKVG
- a CDS encoding HAD family hydrolase, producing the protein MDRAAVFDVDGTLVDTNHLHVATWWEAFRQAGHHVPMHAIHRAVGLGSSDLIAHLLGDDRDKDRDDELSTAHKVLYGQYFDRLPALPDAARLLRRLHHDGWSVVLATSAGGAELTALRRALDADEAITATASADDVEEGKPAPEPVEHALELAGVPAERAVFVGDTVWDMRAGSRAGVRCVGVLCGGIPRADLEEAGADAVFDDPAHLLASLPELNPTGE
- a CDS encoding ROK family protein, whose product is MAGRNGRTVRDLRRANRTAVLQRLYFDGPLSRFELGPATGLSSGSVSNVVADLVADQLVEEAGSVDSDGGRPRTLLRVAPGSGHMIGVDVGETRVRIELFDLTLTELARTERPLEHQRYDVEVIVGHIRDGVAEVLAAADVAPEQLLGVGIGVPGIVERTPDRGAVVHGQTIGWDAVPLEALLRSTSRLPETAAYFIDNGAKTLGQAEMWFGGGRGARSAVVVLFGSGVGACLVTPEVDHGRAVEWGHLTVRVRGRRCRCGALGCLEAYAGAESLLERWREEGGRPPGGTDEETALTAMLAAAYPTGGGAADPAALAVLEETAEYLGAGLSDLINLFQPERILIGGWAGLQLGAGFLPAVRRHAAAYALRHPAEKVTIELGRLGPDAVTVGAAILPLADFFARGGRRPDPVPQGPPPAWRAVLEERAPR